In the Suncus etruscus isolate mSunEtr1 chromosome 20, mSunEtr1.pri.cur, whole genome shotgun sequence genome, one interval contains:
- the LOC125998158 gene encoding 60S ribosomal protein L14-like, protein MVFRRFVEVGRVAYVSFGPHAGKLVAIVDVIDQNRALVDGPCTRVRRQAMPFKCMQLTDFILKFPHSARQKYVRKAWEKADINTKWAATRWAKKIEARERKAKMTDFDRYKVMKAKKMRNRIIKLEVKKLQKAALLKASPKKAAAAKAAAATSAGAAAKVPAKKTAAGKKAPAQKTPAQKAAGQKAASPSKAQKGPKAPAQKASAPKAGKKA, encoded by the exons ATG gtGTTCAGGCGTTTTGTGGAGGTCGGCCGGGTTGCCTATGTCTCCTTTGGGCCTCACGCTGGGAAGCTAGTCGCCATCGTCGATGTTATCGATCAGAACCGG GCTTTGGTTGATGGGCCATGCACTCGGGTAAGAAGACAGGCAATGCCCTTCAAATGCATGCAGCTCACGGACTTCATCCTCAAGTTCCCACACAG TGCTCGTCAAAAGTATGTCCGGAAAGCTTGGGAAAAGGCAGACATCAATACAAAATGGGCAGCTACAAGATGGGCCAAGAAGATTGAAGCCAGAGAAAGG aaagccAAAATGACAGATTTTGATCGTTACAAAGTAATGAAGGCGAAGAAAATG AGGAACAGAATAATCAAACTTGAAGTTAAGAAGCTTCAAAAGGCAGCTCTTCTGAAAGCTTCTCCCAAAAAAGCAGCTGCTGCCAAAGCTGCAGCCGCTACCTCTGCTGGTGCTGCTGCAAAGGTTCCAGCCAAAAAGACAGCTGCAGGCAAAAAGGCTCCTGCCCAGAAGACTCCCGCCCAGAAAGCTGCAGGCCAAAAGGCAGCTTCACCTTCAAAAGCTCAAAAGGGTCCGAAAGCTCCTGCTCAGAAAGCTTCTGCTCCAAAAGCTGGCAAGAAAGCTTAA